Proteins encoded in a region of the Candidatus Methylomirabilis limnetica genome:
- a CDS encoding type II toxin-antitoxin system VapC family toxin, which yields MAAAETLFLDTNIIMYAIGTDHPLKPACVAALRQVEAGTIQVVTNVEVFQELLHRYYAIGRHEVAAHAFTHLKALCEQVLPVLEADLDRAFAILNDHPHINVRDALHAATMLNGGLRTILSTDTHFDTIPEITRIDPRTLLFPNN from the coding sequence ATGGCAGCGGCTGAGACTCTCTTCCTCGACACCAACATCATCATGTACGCCATTGGCACAGACCATCCCCTCAAGCCCGCCTGTGTAGCGGCACTGAGGCAGGTCGAGGCCGGGACCATCCAGGTCGTCACCAACGTGGAGGTCTTCCAGGAGCTACTGCACCGGTACTATGCCATTGGGCGCCATGAGGTGGCCGCTCACGCCTTCACCCACCTCAAGGCCCTATGTGAGCAGGTCCTCCCTGTCCTCGAGGCAGATCTCGACCGTGCCTTCGCGATCCTCAACGACCACCCCCACATCAACGTCCGCGACGCTCTCCATGCAGCGACCATGCTCAACGGCGGCCTGCGCACGATTCTGAGCACCGACACGCACTTCGATACCATCCCCGAGATCACTCGGATCGATCCACGCACCCTTCTCTTCCCCAATAACTGA
- a CDS encoding helix-turn-helix domain-containing protein, whose product MARDTKYRPVPYDPKAALKRDLRDPDFRAAWESIQDEFTALDVLLEARHRAGLTQEQVAARMGVSQPALARVETSLGSRKHSPSLATLRKYAVAVGCKLQIRLVHEK is encoded by the coding sequence ATGGCACGTGACACGAAATACCGTCCGGTTCCGTACGATCCCAAGGCGGCATTGAAACGCGACCTGCGTGACCCGGATTTCCGCGCCGCCTGGGAATCCATCCAGGACGAGTTCACCGCACTGGATGTGCTGCTGGAAGCCCGCCACCGGGCGGGCCTGACGCAGGAACAGGTCGCGGCGCGCATGGGGGTTTCGCAACCGGCGCTGGCGCGAGTGGAGACTTCGCTCGGTTCGCGCAAGCATTCGCCTTCGCTCGCCACGCTGCGCAAGTACGCCGTCGCCGTGGGTTGCAAGCTGCAAATCCGGCTGGTGCACGAAAAATAA
- a CDS encoding helix-turn-helix domain-containing protein, with product MARAEGEMGDPESNPTIAIGQLLQDARTAKGLTIEAAAAASKVPLSFVRLMEQEQFHLIPDLLYIIRFLGEYAVFLGLDPKQVEAQWKDQEHSARMSELSHPVSSIGQQIDLRRLLPFLLPAAVAIPLIFIGLSLFSGRPPAPSLESQQTAEPTPEAGTATLPGPQSVAVDAGQPEGVNPVRPLTDPAAQRPQGQPSRYTLKAEAKQETWLAVAADGAPRKGVLLYPGQTVQWSADRGFVVTIGNSDGVALSLNGRPILLKGARGQVIQNLALPENGEPPLAGQ from the coding sequence GTGGCACGAGCAGAGGGTGAAATGGGTGATCCTGAAAGCAATCCAACGATCGCGATCGGCCAGCTCTTGCAGGACGCCAGAACGGCAAAGGGCCTCACGATCGAGGCGGCCGCTGCCGCCAGCAAGGTTCCTCTCTCCTTCGTCCGATTGATGGAGCAGGAGCAATTCCACCTCATCCCTGATCTACTGTATATCATCCGGTTTCTAGGGGAATATGCCGTCTTTCTCGGCCTTGATCCAAAGCAGGTCGAGGCGCAGTGGAAGGATCAGGAGCATTCGGCTAGGATGAGTGAGCTATCGCATCCTGTGTCATCAATAGGCCAGCAAATCGATCTCCGTCGCCTGCTCCCGTTCCTACTGCCGGCTGCCGTTGCGATTCCACTGATCTTCATCGGGCTTTCGCTTTTCTCCGGGCGACCACCGGCGCCGTCGCTAGAGTCTCAGCAAACGGCCGAGCCGACCCCGGAGGCCGGCACCGCGACCCTACCAGGACCTCAATCCGTCGCTGTTGACGCTGGGCAGCCAGAGGGGGTGAACCCGGTCCGCCCACTCACTGATCCCGCGGCGCAGAGGCCTCAGGGTCAGCCTTCTCGCTATACGCTCAAGGCTGAGGCGAAGCAGGAGACATGGCTTGCGGTAGCAGCAGACGGGGCGCCTCGTAAGGGGGTCCTGCTATATCCGGGTCAGACGGTGCAGTGGTCAGCGGACAGGGGGTTTGTTGTGACCATCGGAAACTCCGATGGGGTGGCCCTTTCGCTGAATGGGCGGCCGATACTGTTGAAGGGGGCGCGGGGTCAGGTAATCCAGAATCTTGCCTTACCTGAGAACGGCGAGCCGCCTCTCGCAGGGCAGTAA
- a CDS encoding cation diffusion facilitator family transporter, with the protein MNPGITQDSEGSISRRLKVGIVLNLLFALTELAAGLAAESLALIGDAWHNFSDVIGLIISWVALRQVERPANERKTFGYHRASILAALANGIALIGITLWIFYAAINRLGSTVVPDAPVMMAVAGIGFLMNVGVALSLRRGTRDLNIRSAFLHLLSDGFVSLGVVAAGVIILLSGWSLIDPLLSCVIGLLVLAGCWDIVAETVNVLMEGVPRGVQVDRLLGAVRSFPEVEDVHDLHVWSLSSHVYAMSCHLQVTDLQASQGNRLLDRINQMLKERFGIAHTTFQLEAEACTLEQACVLNAKGPAAVLQPH; encoded by the coding sequence ATGAATCCAGGAATTACCCAGGATAGTGAGGGTTCCATCAGTCGGCGTTTGAAGGTCGGGATCGTCCTGAACCTCCTGTTTGCTCTTACCGAACTGGCGGCAGGTCTGGCTGCTGAAAGTCTCGCCCTCATTGGCGATGCGTGGCATAACTTTAGCGATGTCATCGGGCTGATAATCTCATGGGTTGCGCTCCGGCAGGTGGAGCGTCCCGCCAACGAACGAAAGACCTTTGGCTATCACCGGGCCAGCATCCTGGCCGCCCTTGCCAACGGGATCGCCCTGATCGGCATCACCCTGTGGATCTTCTATGCGGCCATCAATCGGCTGGGATCCACGGTTGTACCGGATGCGCCAGTGATGATGGCGGTAGCAGGGATAGGGTTTCTGATGAATGTCGGAGTCGCCCTGTCGCTTCGGCGGGGGACCCGGGATCTCAACATTCGCAGCGCCTTTCTGCACCTGCTGAGCGATGGGTTCGTGTCGCTTGGCGTCGTGGCGGCCGGGGTCATCATACTGCTCAGTGGCTGGAGCCTGATCGATCCGCTCCTGAGTTGTGTGATCGGGCTGCTGGTTTTGGCCGGATGCTGGGACATCGTGGCAGAGACAGTGAATGTGTTGATGGAGGGCGTTCCGCGCGGGGTTCAGGTGGATCGCCTCTTAGGGGCTGTGCGCAGCTTCCCGGAGGTCGAGGATGTGCACGACCTGCATGTCTGGAGCTTGAGCTCCCATGTCTATGCCATGAGCTGCCACCTCCAGGTGACTGATCTCCAGGCCAGCCAGGGAAATCGGCTGCTCGACCGGATCAACCAGATGCTGAAGGAGCGCTTCGGCATTGCCCACACCACCTTCCAGCTTGAAGCCGAGGCCTGCACGCTTGAGCAGGCATGCGTCCTAAATGCAAAGGGACCAGCAGCCGTTCTCCAGCCCCACTAA
- a CDS encoding 5' nucleotidase, NT5C type: MKIGIDLDDVLADSLPHYLQAFNERFGFEVRLADAAWRIADRFPQIPRQEADDFFSTLIEDGFFSARPLIPHAKEAVQALIEDGHSLYIITGRTLRDERITMDWLTRVGVLSHFEAVVHRALDPVERHKSGAASALDLGLFIEDELAVALAVAETAIPILLFDYPWNQGPLPGNVRRVGSWGEALTRIDELNGGQGNR; encoded by the coding sequence ATGAAGATCGGCATCGACCTCGATGATGTCCTGGCCGATTCACTCCCGCATTACCTGCAGGCGTTTAATGAGCGCTTTGGCTTCGAGGTCAGGCTTGCCGATGCGGCATGGCGGATCGCCGACAGGTTTCCACAGATTCCTCGCCAGGAGGCCGATGACTTCTTCTCGACACTGATCGAAGACGGTTTCTTCTCGGCCCGTCCGCTCATACCTCACGCGAAAGAAGCGGTACAGGCGTTGATCGAAGACGGCCATAGTCTGTACATCATCACAGGCCGAACGCTTCGAGACGAGAGGATCACGATGGACTGGCTGACGCGCGTCGGCGTACTGTCCCACTTTGAGGCGGTCGTTCACAGGGCGCTCGACCCGGTGGAGCGCCACAAGTCGGGTGCGGCATCAGCATTAGATCTCGGTCTCTTTATCGAGGATGAGCTGGCGGTCGCTCTTGCCGTGGCGGAAACGGCTATCCCGATCCTGCTGTTCGACTACCCGTGGAATCAGGGCCCGCTCCCTGGCAACGTGCGCCGGGTAGGGTCATGGGGCGAGGCACTGACGCGGATAGATGAACTGAACGGGGGTCAGGGAAATCGATAG
- a CDS encoding hybrid sensor histidine kinase/response regulator, which produces MGEDRRVLVVDDDEHALEMMAEFLPTLSCEVLLAHDGVEALQLFQAERPPLVLTDLQMPLMDGLALMKAIKEFSPRTEILILTGHADLGSAVEAVRQGAFGYLLKPVDLQTLGRQVKQALERYRLVSEKEALLDELEQRVENRTQALIESQQRLRAVFDAIADSLIIVDQNLMISVANAGAAALAGSPLEALIGRMCYRVLFGREEICDGCPVLETFSNGRAVSRSVSQQMPDGRSRYLEVSSYPLAYEGKRPMEAVELIRDVTEKVHQAHHLQNVEKLASVGQLAAGLAHELGNALAIIGGSVQVLLKQAADPCREGGEYLEAIHRNVAAADRTIRGLLAFARPQAPCLEVMDLTEPLDRACLLLRGEFAKHGVQLVKQYAPDLPRMKGDVEQLQQLFLNLLLNAIQAMDDGGTITINTVFDSPEWLRVELVDTGYGIPKADLDRIFDPFFTTREGGTGLGLSIAHRHVEAHLGRLMVESEEGQGTRFTVFLPTAIPQTVSGGGGGERGRERPK; this is translated from the coding sequence ATGGGAGAGGACAGAAGAGTTCTGGTCGTTGATGACGACGAACATGCCCTCGAAATGATGGCCGAGTTTCTCCCGACGCTGAGCTGTGAGGTTCTGCTGGCCCATGATGGGGTGGAGGCTCTTCAGCTCTTCCAGGCGGAGCGCCCTCCCCTCGTTCTCACCGACCTTCAGATGCCCCTCATGGATGGTCTCGCACTGATGAAGGCCATCAAAGAGTTCAGTCCACGGACCGAGATTCTGATCCTCACCGGTCACGCTGATCTTGGATCCGCCGTCGAGGCTGTTCGGCAAGGCGCTTTTGGTTATCTCCTGAAGCCGGTCGATCTTCAGACGCTGGGCCGCCAAGTGAAACAGGCCCTGGAGCGCTACCGACTTGTCTCCGAAAAGGAGGCCCTACTCGATGAGTTGGAGCAGCGAGTGGAGAACAGGACCCAAGCCCTCATTGAAAGCCAACAGCGACTCCGCGCGGTCTTCGACGCCATTGCCGATTCCCTCATTATCGTCGATCAGAACTTGATGATCTCGGTCGCCAATGCAGGCGCTGCCGCACTCGCCGGGTCCCCGCTTGAGGCCCTCATCGGTCGAATGTGTTACCGGGTCCTGTTCGGCAGGGAAGAGATCTGCGACGGGTGCCCGGTCCTCGAGACCTTTAGCAACGGTCGGGCCGTCTCACGCTCAGTCTCGCAGCAGATGCCGGACGGGAGGTCTCGCTATCTGGAGGTGTCTAGCTATCCACTGGCGTACGAAGGGAAGCGACCGATGGAGGCCGTCGAACTGATCAGAGACGTCACGGAGAAGGTTCATCAAGCGCACCACCTCCAGAATGTAGAAAAGCTTGCGTCTGTGGGCCAACTTGCCGCGGGACTGGCCCATGAGCTGGGCAATGCGCTTGCCATCATCGGGGGATCAGTCCAGGTGCTCCTCAAGCAAGCGGCCGATCCGTGCCGCGAAGGGGGCGAATATCTGGAGGCGATCCACCGAAACGTGGCGGCGGCCGACCGGACGATCCGAGGGCTCCTGGCTTTTGCCAGACCACAGGCGCCTTGCTTGGAGGTGATGGATCTAACAGAACCCCTGGATCGAGCGTGTCTTCTCCTCCGAGGGGAATTCGCCAAGCATGGCGTGCAGCTCGTGAAGCAGTATGCCCCCGACCTTCCCCGTATGAAGGGTGATGTGGAGCAACTCCAGCAACTCTTCCTTAACCTCCTCCTCAACGCCATCCAGGCGATGGACGATGGTGGAACGATCACGATCAACACAGTCTTCGATTCCCCAGAATGGCTGCGGGTGGAGCTGGTGGACACCGGCTACGGCATCCCCAAGGCAGACCTCGACCGCATCTTTGACCCTTTCTTCACCACCCGGGAGGGGGGGACGGGGCTGGGCCTCTCCATCGCCCACCGCCACGTGGAGGCCCACCTGGGGAGGCTGATG
- a CDS encoding type II toxin-antitoxin system RelE/ParE family toxin yields MHVIFPVVGYVIEYFNSSVQTDIEAWPAGLKARYRALTLRMADHGSNLGMPHTRALGGGLFEIRVKSAEGIGRAFHCTLIGRRIVILHGYVKKSDKTPAKVLRIARNRMNEVLQHGT; encoded by the coding sequence ATGCATGTTATATTCCCGGTCGTGGGTTACGTCATCGAGTATTTCAACTCGTCCGTCCAAACCGACATCGAGGCGTGGCCGGCGGGGCTGAAGGCGCGCTATCGCGCGTTGACGCTGCGCATGGCGGACCATGGGTCGAACCTCGGCATGCCGCATACCCGCGCGTTGGGCGGCGGATTGTTCGAGATTCGCGTCAAGAGTGCGGAAGGCATCGGGCGCGCCTTCCACTGCACATTGATCGGACGGCGCATCGTGATCCTGCACGGCTACGTGAAGAAGTCCGATAAAACGCCGGCCAAAGTGTTGAGAATCGCCCGCAACCGCATGAACGAGGTACTGCAACATGGCACGTGA